In Sphingomonas sp. SORGH_AS_0950, the following are encoded in one genomic region:
- a CDS encoding hydrolase, producing MTTLDPATTALILIDLQRGIVPRAGGPRSGDEVVGTAKTLAARFRAAGAPVVLVHVGFTPETMPSQTVDRPSLPPEGTPPDFSELVPGLAEPGDIVVLKHHWGAFTGTDLDLQLRRRGVRTVVIAGISTNMGVESTARSAWELSYDVVIAEDACASQSSELHAFAVDHILPLIARVVASGDIRLEG from the coding sequence ATGACGACACTCGATCCCGCCACCACCGCGCTCATCCTCATCGACCTGCAACGGGGCATCGTCCCGCGCGCCGGTGGCCCCCGCTCAGGCGACGAGGTCGTGGGCACCGCCAAGACGCTCGCCGCCCGCTTCCGCGCGGCGGGTGCGCCGGTCGTGCTGGTCCATGTCGGCTTCACGCCCGAGACGATGCCCAGCCAGACGGTCGACCGCCCCAGCCTGCCGCCCGAGGGCACCCCGCCCGACTTCAGCGAACTGGTCCCCGGCCTGGCCGAGCCCGGCGACATCGTCGTGCTCAAGCATCACTGGGGCGCTTTCACCGGCACCGACCTGGACCTGCAACTGCGGCGACGCGGGGTACGGACGGTGGTGATCGCGGGCATCTCGACCAATATGGGCGTGGAATCGACCGCGCGGTCGGCGTGGGAACTGTCCTATGACGTGGTCATCGCCGAAGATGCCTGCGCGTCGCAGTCGAGCGAACTCCACGCCTTTGCGGTCGACCATATCCTGCCGCTGATCGCGCGCGTGGTGGCGTCCGGGGATATTCGGTTGGAAGGTTGA
- the purD gene encoding phosphoribosylamine--glycine ligase: protein MNVLLLGSGGREHALAWKLAQSHGLDTLYAAPGNPGIAAHATCVGLNATDHAAVVAFVKEHAIGLVVVGPEAPLVDGLADSLRAEGVPVFGPSKAAAQLEGSKGFTKDLCRRADIPTAGYVRVSTLADAQAALATTFGLPVVIKADGLAAGKGVTVAFTRAEADAAIADLFSVPGAEVVIEEFLAGEEASLFVLTDGEALLPFGSAQDHKRVGDGDTGPNTGGMGAYSPARVLTPELERQAIDRIVRPTVDTLRAEGTPFSGVLYAGLMLTEQGPKLIEYNARFGDPECQVLMLRFQGDLLAVMLAVAEGRLAELPAPAFSDDPALTVVMAASGYPGTPSAGGSIDAIDAAEATGAVVFQAGTRMDGEQLVASGGRVLAVTASAATVGEAQAAAYRAVDAIRFPDGFCRRDIGWREVAREADAQGTEA, encoded by the coding sequence ATGAACGTCCTGCTGCTGGGATCGGGGGGCCGCGAACATGCGCTGGCATGGAAGCTGGCCCAGTCGCACGGGTTAGATACGCTCTACGCCGCGCCCGGCAACCCCGGTATCGCCGCGCATGCGACCTGCGTCGGCTTGAACGCGACCGATCACGCCGCCGTGGTGGCGTTCGTGAAGGAACACGCCATCGGCCTGGTCGTGGTCGGGCCCGAGGCGCCGCTGGTCGACGGGCTGGCCGATTCGCTGCGCGCCGAGGGCGTGCCGGTGTTCGGCCCGAGCAAGGCCGCCGCGCAGCTTGAGGGCTCCAAGGGCTTTACCAAGGACCTGTGCCGCCGCGCCGACATCCCGACCGCGGGCTATGTCCGCGTCTCGACCCTCGCCGACGCGCAGGCGGCGCTCGCCACGACCTTCGGCCTGCCCGTCGTCATCAAGGCCGATGGCCTGGCGGCGGGCAAGGGCGTGACCGTCGCCTTCACCCGCGCCGAGGCCGATGCCGCGATCGCCGACCTGTTCTCCGTCCCCGGTGCCGAAGTCGTGATCGAGGAATTTCTGGCCGGCGAGGAGGCCAGCCTGTTCGTCCTGACCGATGGCGAGGCGCTCCTCCCCTTCGGCTCGGCGCAGGATCACAAGCGCGTCGGCGACGGCGATACCGGCCCCAATACCGGCGGCATGGGCGCCTATAGCCCCGCGCGCGTCCTGACCCCCGAGCTGGAGCGCCAGGCGATCGACCGGATCGTCCGCCCCACCGTGGATACGCTGCGCGCCGAAGGGACACCCTTTTCGGGCGTGCTCTATGCCGGGCTGATGCTGACCGAGCAGGGGCCCAAGCTGATCGAATATAACGCCCGCTTCGGCGATCCCGAATGCCAGGTGCTGATGCTGCGCTTCCAGGGCGATCTGCTGGCGGTGATGCTGGCGGTGGCCGAGGGGCGGCTGGCCGAGCTGCCCGCGCCCGCCTTCTCGGACGATCCGGCGCTGACCGTGGTGATGGCGGCTTCGGGCTATCCCGGCACGCCCAGCGCGGGCGGAAGCATCGATGCGATCGACGCCGCAGAGGCGACCGGCGCGGTCGTGTTCCAGGCGGGCACCCGGATGGACGGCGAGCAGCTGGTCGCCAGCGGCGGCCGCGTGCTGGCGGTCACCGCCAGCGCCGCCACCGTGGGCGAGGCGCAGGCCGCCGCCTATCGTGCGGTCGACGCGATCCGCTTCCCCGACGGCTTCTGCCGCCGCGACATCGGCTGGCGCGAGGTCGCGCGGGAGGCCGATGCGCAGGGAACCGAGGCCTGA
- the xseA gene encoding exodeoxyribonuclease VII large subunit, whose product MPDPYPYDESARLVAEEIAGDNALALSVGELSLKLKRMVEGEFGHVRLRGEISGYKRATSGHVYMSLKDENAVIDAVMWKGAANSLPFQPQDGIEVIATGRLTTFPGRSKYQIVVERMELAGAGALMALFEKLKAKLAGEGLFARERKRPLPFMPPVIGVVTSPTGAVIRDILHRLEDRCPTHVIVWPVKVQGEGSAREVAAAIRGFDAIAPGGPVPRPDLVIVARGGGSIEDLWSFNEEVVVRAVADCTIPIISAVGHETDTTLCDYAADLRAPTPTAAAEIAVPVLADLRLTVASHRQRTERCARRYVERGRERLDAMARLLPKRDQLLGPQRQRADEAGARLDRGLERRVTLARGGLDRAGAALRPAVLERQVERGRDRLAATWRLVQSLNPDRILERGYARITARPGGETLSSAEAARAADTLTLRFRDGTVDVAVDGDGSRAGVERPAPKTYDKPKREPRPDQSRPDQPTLL is encoded by the coding sequence ATGCCCGATCCTTATCCCTATGACGAAAGTGCGAGGCTGGTAGCCGAGGAGATCGCCGGCGACAACGCGCTCGCGCTGTCGGTCGGCGAACTCAGCCTGAAGCTGAAGCGGATGGTGGAGGGCGAGTTCGGCCATGTCCGCCTGCGCGGCGAGATTTCCGGATATAAGCGCGCCACCTCGGGCCATGTCTATATGAGCCTGAAGGACGAGAATGCCGTCATCGACGCGGTGATGTGGAAGGGGGCGGCGAATAGCTTGCCCTTCCAGCCGCAGGACGGGATCGAGGTGATCGCCACCGGCCGCCTGACCACCTTCCCCGGCCGGTCCAAATACCAGATCGTCGTCGAGCGGATGGAGCTGGCGGGCGCGGGCGCGCTGATGGCCCTGTTCGAGAAGCTGAAGGCGAAGCTGGCGGGCGAGGGGCTGTTCGCGCGCGAGCGGAAAAGGCCGCTCCCCTTCATGCCGCCGGTGATCGGGGTCGTCACCTCGCCGACCGGCGCGGTGATCCGCGACATCCTCCACCGGCTGGAGGATCGCTGCCCGACGCACGTCATCGTCTGGCCGGTCAAGGTACAGGGCGAGGGCTCGGCCAGGGAGGTCGCCGCCGCGATCCGGGGCTTCGACGCGATCGCGCCCGGCGGCCCGGTGCCGCGTCCCGATCTGGTGATCGTCGCGCGCGGCGGCGGCTCGATCGAGGATCTGTGGTCGTTCAACGAAGAGGTGGTGGTCCGCGCGGTCGCCGACTGCACCATCCCGATCATCTCGGCGGTGGGGCATGAGACCGACACGACGCTGTGCGACTATGCCGCCGACCTGCGCGCGCCGACCCCCACGGCGGCGGCGGAGATCGCGGTGCCGGTGCTGGCCGACCTGCGCCTGACGGTGGCGAGCCACCGCCAGCGGACCGAACGCTGCGCGCGCCGCTATGTCGAGCGGGGGCGCGAGCGGCTGGACGCCATGGCCCGCCTTCTGCCCAAGCGCGACCAGTTGCTGGGCCCCCAACGCCAGCGCGCCGACGAGGCGGGGGCGCGGCTCGATCGCGGGCTGGAGCGGCGGGTGACGCTGGCGCGCGGCGGGCTGGACCGGGCGGGCGCGGCGCTGCGCCCGGCGGTGCTGGAACGCCAGGTCGAGCGCGGGCGCGACCGGCTGGCCGCGACCTGGCGGCTGGTCCAGTCGCTCAACCCCGACCGGATCCTGGAGCGCGGCTATGCCCGCATCACCGCGCGGCCCGGCGGCGAGACCTTGTCCTCGGCCGAGGCGGCGCGCGCGGCGGACACGCTGACGCTGCGTTTCCGCGACGGCACGGTCGATGTTGCGGTGGACGGGGACGGTAGCCGCGCCGGGGTTGAGCGCCCCGCCCCCAAAACCTATGACAAGCCCAAACGGGAGCCCAGGCCGGATCAATCCCGGCCGGACCAGCCCACGCTCCTTTGA
- a CDS encoding DUF2093 domain-containing protein produces the protein MLMSNTDRPARLHYLANGFRVLSPGDHVVCAVTGRRIPLEELKYWSASRQEAYADAQATAQVLAPQ, from the coding sequence ATGCTGATGTCGAACACCGATCGCCCCGCGCGGCTCCATTATCTGGCCAATGGCTTTCGTGTCCTGTCGCCGGGCGACCATGTCGTCTGCGCGGTGACCGGCCGTCGCATCCCGCTCGAGGAGCTGAAATATTGGAGCGCCAGCCGACAGGAAGCCTATGCCGATGCGCAGGCGACCGCGCAGGTGCTCGCCCCGCAATGA
- a CDS encoding M23 family metallopeptidase yields the protein MRRAGSVALGLLVAGLGLSPVPAQTVASPAAAARSAFRWTGELSQGGLIRGQAPTGAVAMTLDGQDVPLTTDGAFLIGFDRDAGPAAELVATLADGRQLRQSLTVAPRAWRIERLDRLPKYPVPDPEFQRLRPPELDRIRAARAQVTDAEGWRQPLIWPVRGRISGLFGAQRIYRGEPGSYHSGTDIAAATGTIVRAPADGVVILAADTPFTLEGHLLMLDHGQGLNSAFLHLSRIDVRPGDHVRQGQPIGAVGATGRATGPHLHWSLQWRGRKLDPLLVTGPMG from the coding sequence ATGAGGAGGGCGGGCAGTGTCGCGCTGGGGCTGCTGGTCGCGGGGCTGGGCTTGTCCCCGGTCCCGGCGCAGACCGTCGCGTCGCCCGCCGCCGCCGCCCGCTCGGCGTTCCGCTGGACCGGTGAACTCAGCCAGGGCGGGTTGATCCGGGGACAGGCGCCCACGGGCGCGGTCGCGATGACGCTCGACGGACAGGATGTGCCGCTCACGACGGACGGGGCCTTCCTGATCGGGTTCGACCGCGACGCCGGACCCGCCGCCGAACTGGTCGCGACGCTGGCGGACGGTCGCCAGTTGCGCCAGAGCCTGACCGTCGCGCCGCGCGCCTGGCGGATCGAGCGGCTCGACCGCCTGCCCAAATATCCCGTCCCCGATCCCGAATTCCAGCGGCTGCGCCCGCCCGAGCTCGACCGGATCCGCGCCGCCCGTGCCCAGGTCACCGATGCGGAGGGCTGGCGTCAGCCGCTGATATGGCCGGTCCGGGGCCGCATCTCCGGCCTGTTCGGGGCACAGCGAATCTATCGCGGCGAGCCGGGCAGCTATCACTCCGGCACCGACATCGCCGCCGCCACCGGCACCATCGTCCGCGCGCCTGCCGACGGCGTCGTGATCCTGGCGGCGGACACGCCCTTCACGCTGGAGGGGCATCTGCTGATGCTCGACCACGGCCAGGGTCTCAACAGCGCCTTCCTGCATCTGTCGCGCATCGACGTCCGCCCCGGCGACCATGTCCGCCAGGGCCAACCCATCGGCGCGGTCGGCGCCACGGGCCGCGCCACCGGCCCGCACCTCCATTGGAGCCTGCAATGGCGCGGGCGCAAGCTCGACCCGCTGCTGGTGACGGGGCCGATGGGGTGA
- a CDS encoding TonB-dependent receptor domain-containing protein, whose translation MKQIFKGQLLATSLLAGTAVFGAMPAFAQTTGNAPVAAPTAAQEPGTQTSESTSTATTGGDIVVTGTLIRNPNIVATSPVTVVGQEEIQLRQVNTAEQILRELPGAVPSLGSQVNNGNGGASFVNLRGLGYNRNLVLVDGARIAPADLTGATDLNNIPLALIERTDILTGGASTTYGADAVAGVINFITRSDFSGVDFSVTDQITGKGDGHSYRTELTVGTNMDDGRGNAVLSIGYQETDPVYQGDRTFGIQSIDSYTGQAGGSGTTVPGRFSVPNLVTQQIDPTTGALVPTYNSFNFNPYNIYQTPFRRFNIFGSTKYEVSDHLEFYSQAMFSKNTVSTIIAPSGTFGNALTIPISNPYIPAAARNTFCLNAVDADPNTAGIQAPTQAQCNSYYSATSPTDPNYRTFTTAASRRFVEAGPRISEYTTQLFNIRAGVRGALFGNFSYDVFGTYGESENVQRQSGNGLLSRLQQASLATSTTSCVDTSNNCVPINLFGPAGSITADQLAFILGANTSSTVQTTLGTLRGVVSGDFGVSSPLASTPISIALGGEYRKYTARTSSDVATQTPDEVLGNGAASPDASGRYDVKEGFVEVVAPLIEDKPFFRSLTLEAGARYSDYSRSGGNWTWKAGGSWEPVAAFKLRSLYTRAVRAPNIGELFSPTITQLGNLANDPCAGAAPVNNANLRAVCLAQGAPASTIGNIANGSSGQINITGGGNPNLGVEKATTFTVGAVIQPTFLSGFSLTVDYYNIKVTNAIGSPTEGDVINSCFGNLSAASATSTACTGIRRNPLTGGLDGSSASTPGLPTPLANLGQLLTDGIDVAANYRHDLGFGKLALAFNGNWTSRSKFQATPSSIYRECTSYYSVNCGSIQPEFSFNQRTTLSVGKVDLSVLWRYLAPAKYEPLALASDIESGGAPVAAFQRIGAYHYFDLTTRFQATDRFSLLFAVRNLFDRKPPFVGSSIGSTSYNSGNTYPSTYDALGRLFSVTARVTF comes from the coding sequence ATGAAACAGATCTTCAAGGGCCAGTTGCTGGCGACCAGCCTGCTGGCCGGTACCGCGGTCTTCGGTGCAATGCCTGCCTTCGCCCAGACCACGGGCAATGCCCCGGTCGCCGCGCCGACGGCCGCACAGGAGCCGGGCACCCAGACCAGCGAGTCGACCTCGACGGCCACCACCGGCGGCGACATCGTCGTGACCGGCACGCTGATCCGCAATCCGAACATCGTCGCCACCAGCCCCGTCACCGTCGTCGGCCAGGAAGAAATCCAGCTGCGTCAGGTGAACACCGCCGAGCAGATTCTGCGCGAGCTGCCGGGTGCGGTTCCTTCGCTGGGTTCGCAGGTCAACAACGGCAATGGTGGTGCCTCGTTCGTCAACCTTCGCGGCCTGGGCTATAATCGCAACCTCGTGCTGGTCGATGGCGCGCGTATCGCGCCTGCCGATCTCACCGGCGCGACCGACCTCAACAACATCCCGCTGGCGCTGATCGAGCGGACCGACATCCTGACCGGCGGCGCGTCGACCACGTACGGCGCAGACGCGGTCGCAGGCGTCATCAACTTCATCACGCGCAGCGATTTCTCGGGCGTCGACTTCTCCGTTACCGACCAGATCACCGGCAAGGGCGACGGCCACAGCTATCGCACCGAACTGACCGTCGGCACCAACATGGACGATGGCCGCGGCAATGCGGTGCTGAGCATCGGTTATCAGGAAACCGACCCCGTCTATCAGGGCGATCGTACGTTCGGCATCCAGTCGATCGATTCCTATACCGGTCAGGCAGGCGGTTCGGGCACCACCGTGCCGGGGCGCTTCTCGGTGCCGAATTTGGTGACCCAGCAGATCGACCCGACCACGGGTGCGCTGGTCCCGACGTACAACTCGTTCAACTTCAATCCGTACAACATCTATCAGACGCCGTTCCGGCGCTTCAACATCTTCGGTTCGACGAAGTATGAAGTCTCGGATCACCTGGAATTCTACAGCCAGGCGATGTTCTCGAAGAACACCGTGTCGACGATCATCGCGCCGTCGGGGACCTTCGGCAATGCGCTGACCATTCCGATCAGCAACCCCTATATCCCGGCCGCCGCGCGCAACACCTTCTGTCTGAATGCGGTCGATGCCGATCCGAACACGGCGGGTATCCAGGCTCCGACCCAGGCGCAGTGCAATTCCTATTACTCTGCGACCAGCCCGACCGATCCCAACTACCGGACCTTCACCACGGCGGCATCGCGTCGTTTCGTAGAGGCGGGCCCCCGCATCAGCGAATACACCACGCAGCTGTTCAACATCCGCGCCGGCGTGCGCGGCGCGCTGTTCGGCAACTTCAGCTATGACGTGTTCGGCACCTATGGCGAGAGCGAGAATGTTCAGCGCCAGTCGGGCAACGGTCTGCTCTCGCGTCTGCAGCAGGCGTCGCTGGCAACCAGCACCACGAGCTGCGTCGACACGTCGAACAACTGCGTTCCGATCAACCTGTTCGGTCCGGCTGGCAGCATCACCGCCGACCAGCTCGCCTTCATCCTCGGCGCCAACACCAGCAGCACGGTGCAGACCACGCTGGGCACGTTGCGCGGCGTCGTGTCGGGCGATTTCGGCGTGTCCAGCCCGCTGGCCTCGACCCCGATCAGCATCGCGCTGGGCGGCGAGTATCGTAAGTATACCGCGCGCACGAGCTCGGACGTCGCCACCCAGACGCCCGACGAAGTGCTCGGCAACGGTGCGGCTTCGCCCGACGCCAGCGGCCGCTATGACGTGAAGGAAGGGTTCGTCGAAGTCGTCGCGCCGCTGATCGAGGACAAGCCGTTCTTCCGCAGCCTGACGCTGGAAGCCGGTGCCCGCTATTCGGACTATTCGCGTTCGGGCGGCAACTGGACCTGGAAGGCCGGCGGTAGCTGGGAGCCGGTTGCGGCGTTCAAGCTGCGCAGCCTTTACACCCGCGCGGTGCGTGCGCCGAACATCGGCGAGCTGTTCTCGCCGACGATCACCCAGCTGGGCAACCTGGCCAACGACCCCTGCGCGGGCGCCGCGCCGGTCAACAACGCCAATCTGCGCGCGGTCTGCCTGGCGCAGGGCGCACCGGCTTCGACGATCGGCAACATCGCCAACGGTTCGTCGGGCCAGATCAACATCACCGGCGGCGGCAACCCCAATCTGGGCGTTGAGAAGGCGACCACCTTCACCGTGGGTGCAGTGATCCAGCCGACCTTCCTGTCGGGCTTCTCGCTGACGGTCGACTATTACAACATCAAGGTGACCAACGCGATCGGCTCGCCGACCGAAGGCGACGTGATCAACAGCTGCTTCGGCAATCTGTCCGCTGCCAGCGCAACCAGCACGGCGTGCACCGGCATCCGTCGCAATCCGCTGACCGGCGGGCTCGACGGCAGCTCGGCGTCGACCCCTGGTCTGCCCACGCCGCTGGCCAATCTCGGCCAGCTGCTGACCGACGGTATCGACGTGGCGGCGAACTATCGTCACGATCTGGGCTTCGGCAAGCTGGCCTTGGCCTTCAACGGCAACTGGACCAGCCGTTCGAAGTTCCAGGCGACCCCGAGCTCGATCTACCGCGAGTGCACCAGCTATTATTCGGTGAATTGCGGCTCGATCCAGCCCGAGTTCTCGTTCAACCAGCGGACCACGCTGTCGGTGGGCAAGGTCGATCTGTCGGTCCTGTGGCGTTACCTGGCCCCGGCCAAGTATGAGCCGCTGGCGCTGGCGTCCGACATTGAGTCGGGTGGTGCCCCGGTCGCCGCGTTCCAGCGCATCGGTGCCTATCATTATTTCGACCTGACGACGCGCTTCCAGGCGACCGACCGGTTCTCGCTGCTGTTCGCAGTGCGCAACCTGTTCGATCGCAAGCCGCCGTTCGTCGGTTCGTCGATCGGCTCGACCAGCTACAATAGCGGCAACACCTATCCGTCGACCTACGACGCGCTGGGTCGCCTGTTCTCGGTGACGGCACGCGTCACCTTCTAA
- the clpB gene encoding ATP-dependent chaperone ClpB → MNLEKFTDRAKGFLQAAQTVAIRNSHQRIAPEHLLKALIEDDQGMAAGLIQAAGGDAKRVERETDAALGRIPAVSGSGAQSSPGLDNDLVRVLDQAEQVAQKAGDSFVTVERLLLALALASTTAAGKALAAGGVNPQGLNGAIEQLRQGRTADTTGAEDRYDALKKFARDLTQVARDGKLDPVIGRDEEIRRTIQILARRTKNNPALIGEPGVGKTAIAEGLALRIANGDVPDTLKDRRLMALDMGALIAGAKYRGEFEERLKGVLDEVKAAEGDIILFIDEMHTLIGAGKGDGAMDASNLLKPALARGELHCVGATTLDEYRKYVEKDPALQRRFQPVFVGEPTVEDTISILRGLKEKYELHHGVRITDGALVAAATLSNRYITDRFLPDKAIDLMDEAASRIRMEVESKPEEIETLDRRILRLKIEREGLRRESDAASIDRLGHLEEELANLEEQSHALTQRWQAEKDKIAGEAKLKEQLDQARIELDQAQRSGDLARAGELSYGRIPQLEKQLAEAQSATEGAMLREEVTADDIAGVVSRWTGVPVDRMMQGEREKLLRMEEVIGARVIGQEDAVRAVSTAVRRARAGLQDPNRPLGSFLFLGPTGVGKTELTKALAEFLFDDPSAMVRLDMSEFMEKHSVARLIGAPPGYVGYEEGGVLTEAVRRRPYQVVLFDEVEKAHGDVFNVLLQVLDDGRLTDGQGRTVDFSNTLIILTSNLGSQYLANVEDGQSVESVEPQVMEIVRAHFRPEFLNRLDEIILFHRLGQSHMGPIVDIQVGRVAKLLSDRKITLHLTDAAREWLGRVGYDPVYGARPLRRAVQRHLQDPLAEAILRGHVKDGATVTVDEGDGKLALSVG, encoded by the coding sequence ATGAACCTCGAAAAATTCACCGACCGCGCCAAAGGCTTTCTGCAAGCCGCGCAGACCGTGGCGATCCGCAACAGCCATCAGCGCATCGCCCCCGAACATCTCCTCAAGGCGCTGATCGAGGACGATCAGGGCATGGCCGCCGGTCTGATCCAGGCGGCGGGCGGCGACGCCAAGCGCGTCGAGCGCGAGACCGATGCCGCGCTCGGCCGTATCCCCGCCGTCTCCGGCTCGGGGGCGCAGTCGTCACCCGGCCTCGACAATGACCTGGTACGCGTGCTCGACCAGGCCGAGCAGGTCGCGCAAAAGGCAGGCGACAGCTTCGTCACCGTCGAGCGGCTGCTGCTCGCGCTGGCGCTGGCCTCCACCACGGCGGCGGGCAAGGCGCTGGCGGCGGGCGGGGTCAATCCGCAAGGACTGAACGGCGCGATCGAACAGCTGCGCCAGGGTCGCACTGCCGACACGACGGGGGCGGAGGACCGGTACGACGCGCTGAAGAAATTCGCCCGCGACCTCACGCAAGTGGCGCGCGACGGCAAGCTCGACCCCGTGATCGGCCGCGACGAGGAAATCCGCCGCACCATCCAGATCCTGGCGCGCCGGACCAAGAACAACCCCGCGCTGATCGGCGAACCCGGCGTCGGCAAGACCGCGATCGCGGAAGGGCTGGCGCTGCGCATCGCGAACGGCGACGTGCCGGATACGCTGAAGGACCGCAGGCTGATGGCGCTCGACATGGGCGCGCTGATCGCGGGTGCCAAATATCGCGGCGAGTTCGAAGAGCGGCTGAAGGGCGTGCTGGACGAGGTGAAGGCCGCCGAGGGCGACATCATCCTGTTCATAGACGAGATGCACACGCTGATCGGTGCTGGCAAAGGCGACGGGGCGATGGACGCCTCGAACCTGCTGAAGCCCGCTTTGGCGCGCGGCGAGCTGCACTGCGTCGGCGCGACCACGCTCGACGAATATCGCAAATATGTCGAGAAGGACCCCGCGCTCCAGCGGCGGTTCCAGCCGGTCTTTGTCGGTGAGCCGACGGTCGAGGACACCATCTCGATCCTGCGCGGGCTGAAGGAGAAATACGAACTCCATCACGGCGTCCGCATCACCGACGGCGCACTGGTGGCGGCGGCGACGCTGTCGAACCGCTACATCACCGACCGCTTCCTGCCCGACAAGGCGATCGACCTGATGGACGAGGCCGCCAGTCGCATCCGCATGGAGGTGGAATCCAAGCCCGAAGAGATCGAGACGCTCGACCGCCGCATCCTGCGCCTGAAGATCGAGCGCGAGGGGCTGCGCCGCGAAAGCGACGCCGCCAGCATCGACCGACTCGGCCATCTGGAGGAGGAACTCGCCAACCTCGAGGAACAGTCGCACGCGCTGACCCAGCGCTGGCAGGCCGAGAAGGACAAGATCGCGGGCGAGGCGAAGCTCAAGGAACAGCTCGACCAGGCGCGGATCGAACTCGATCAGGCGCAGCGTAGCGGTGACCTCGCGCGGGCGGGCGAGCTGTCCTATGGCCGCATCCCGCAGCTGGAGAAGCAGCTGGCCGAGGCGCAGTCCGCGACCGAGGGCGCGATGCTGCGCGAGGAAGTCACCGCCGACGATATTGCGGGCGTGGTCAGCCGCTGGACCGGGGTGCCGGTCGACCGGATGATGCAGGGCGAACGCGAGAAGCTGCTCCGCATGGAGGAGGTGATCGGTGCGCGCGTGATCGGCCAGGAGGATGCGGTCCGCGCCGTCTCCACCGCCGTCCGCCGGGCGCGCGCCGGGCTACAGGACCCGAACCGGCCGCTGGGCAGCTTCCTGTTCCTGGGGCCCACGGGCGTCGGCAAGACCGAGCTGACCAAGGCGCTGGCCGAATTCCTGTTCGACGATCCCTCCGCGATGGTGCGCCTCGACATGAGCGAGTTCATGGAGAAGCACAGCGTCGCGCGGCTGATCGGCGCCCCTCCCGGCTATGTCGGCTATGAGGAAGGCGGCGTCCTGACCGAGGCGGTGCGGCGGCGGCCCTATCAGGTCGTGCTGTTCGACGAGGTGGAGAAGGCGCATGGCGACGTGTTCAACGTGCTGCTCCAGGTGCTGGACGACGGTCGCCTGACCGATGGCCAGGGGCGCACGGTCGACTTCTCGAACACGCTCATCATCCTGACCTCCAACCTGGGCAGCCAGTATCTGGCCAATGTGGAGGACGGGCAGAGCGTCGAGAGCGTCGAGCCGCAGGTGATGGAGATCGTCCGCGCGCATTTCCGCCCGGAATTCCTCAACCGGCTGGACGAGATCATCCTGTTCCACCGGCTGGGCCAGAGCCATATGGGCCCGATCGTCGACATCCAGGTCGGCCGCGTCGCCAAATTGCTCAGCGATCGCAAGATCACGCTGCACCTGACCGACGCCGCGCGCGAATGGCTGGGCCGGGTGGGCTACGACCCGGTCTATGGCGCACGCCCCTTGCGCCGCGCGGTCCAGCGGCACCTCCAGGACCCGCTGGCCGAGGCAATCCTGCGCGGGCATGTGAAGGACGGCGCGACCGTCACCGTGGATGAGGGCGACGGCAAGCTGGCGTTGTCGGTGGGGTGA